The region ATCTGCAGGAATTCTTTGGCCGCCACTATTCAGTGATATCGAGCATTTCAAACAAAACAATGCTGCACATCGAGCAGAGATTTGGATCACTGCTTGACAACCTGCTGTGTAACAAGTGGCTGAGCACGTCTTATTTGAAAGAAATGAGCAACGTAAGtttttcattttactttttttattctGCATGTCGCATGACATtcacagcagaaagaaaaaagaaggaatttaCATAGCACTATGAATAGAAGTCTTAGCATGTAATGAATGAGTTGCAGAAATCTAGAAGCCAGATTCGTTGCTGTGAAAAGTGCATGATTGTTGTGGCGTCAAGTACACTCAGGCGGAAACTGCGCAGGTCTCCCTTTTTGCTGTGCTATTTCCTTAAGAGATGACCCTGCGGAAGCATGGCGAGTGCTCTCATTGTGTGTGTCATTTTTGTTGCATTATGTAAAACTAGatgcctgtgtgctgcgcgatgtcagtgcatgttaaagaaatccaggtgctcgaaattaatcGGAGCCCCCctctacggagtccctcataacctgagtcgctttgagacgttaaacccccataaaaccaaaaccaaatgaGTCATGTAAAAGACACAATATGCACAGTTGTCCATGTGAAGTCTTAGGATATGGTTGTGTGTCAACACTTTAGCAGCTCCTATATCTCAGTTGCGTCTCATGTGATGTGGTTGATGAACAGGGCAAGAAAAATTCTCAGACGATGGGAGCGCTCACCAAGCAGTGTGTGGTATCACTGCATGCCACTTGACTAAATCACGTGTTACTACCCAGTACTTGCAGTTTCTCTTTCCATATTCTATCACCATAATATTTTGTACACTGGTTACCACGGTTTAAACTATAACATGTGACTCCTTGAAGTCCGTAAACATGTGATTAAGCTTAATCGCATCTCATTGTCTCTCATTTCAGGCAGTTCACTTAAAATGTGCCCCCCTGGACAACTGCTGGGCATTTATTGATGGAACGGCACGTTCCATATGTCGGCCATCAGAAGGTCAAAGAGTGCACTTCTCTGGGCACAAGAGAGTCCACGCACTGAAGTATCAAGCCCTCATGTGCCCCAATGGGCTCATCTGTCAGCTTGACGGGCCATATCCAGGCAGCAGGCATGATGCTGTTAAGTTTCATTTTGGTAACAGAATCACCGTCGGAATTATCTGTTGTATTTCAGTTTTGCACAAAATCGCTGTTGTGTCATTATTTcctattcttctttctttcctttctctcccTTTGTTCCCATTCCTGCGTGTCTGGTTGCATACTGGGCGTCACCTAGTTAACCTGCCGGCCTTCCTGCTTTTCTCTCTCTGTTTGGTACCCTATCACACATAAAACATAAAGAAAGCACGAAGTGTGTATAACGCAATATTAATTTTGCTCTGATTTAATACGCAATGATATTATTATATATAAAGTATTCTATTCAGTGTCTGCTTACCAGATGTGCTGCTGTTAGCATTGTTCAGGTAATATTACAGAACATCGTATGCAccgattttttttctcatttcaggAATCTTGAGAGAAAGCAAACTTTATGAGACACTGGAGGAGCTGGTACCTGGAAATGATGCAGTGATATATGGGGACCCTGCATATcccctgcggccgcttctcatgaaACCGTATGGAGGTGCACGGCTCACAACTGCTCAAGAAAACTTCAATGCTGCCATGAGTACAGTTAGGCAGGCTGTAGAATGGGGATTCGGGAGAGTAATTTCCCAGTTTGCTTTTCTTGATTTCAAAAAAAATCAAAGGCTGCTTTTGCAGGCTGTGCCTAGAATGTACAGGGTAGCCGTCATTCTCACCAACTGCCATGCTTGCATGTATGGTAACCAAGTCTCTAACTACTTTGACCTGGAGCCACCATGCCTCTTTGATTGCCTCCACCCAAACCAGTCATAGACAAAAATGCTCAGGATTGGTTCAGTGTTTATTAATTGAACTTTTACCGTGCGCCGTACTTGCTTCACTTTAAAACCTTGTTTGTCTTACATGAACTAAATGAGCTGTCCTAGTATTAATAATGCGTTTCATATTGTTTGTGGCTCGCAAGTTCTCGAAGCCGcttgagctatgagggacgctgaagTGGTAAATTCAGATTCTccggggttccttaacatgcatgGGCATTATACAatacagtgcttgcattctaggAATCAGCCACTGAGCTCTATTACCAATAAGCAGCCACTGTGGGCCGCCATAATAGTGGGTgcggcgaaagcgctgcaagcaatgtgctcaatatgcaacgtcttttcctggtacaggtcctgctgctgtcaaGTACGCATGCACCTTCGCAGACTATCGCCAAGCTTCGTCAAGTCTCAACCGAAGAATTGGTCATCAAAGATAACACATCGGGCAGCACCGTCGCCGTGGGGACGCCACAGGTGCATGGATATCGGACgttgtcgaccgtgacgtcatcgacccTTGGCCCTATAAATTCGGCGCCACACCCGTGCGTCTTCAGTAGGTgcggcgaaagcgctgcaagcaaggtgctcaatatgcaacgtcttttcctgCTACAGGTTAGTTATGTTTGCACCATACGATCTGACGATCGGTTTCTTGTTCTCTTGCCGTACCCACGCACATGTCTGAACTGTGCCTATAGCTGCTATTGTTCATGTATGCTGCTAATTTGTGGAGATATAGAGATGAATCCAGGTCCAACAGTTGCTGAAATGTTTCAGACACTCATTGAGGGGCAGAAAGACATTAGGCTTCGTTTAGAGGCTACAGAAAGAGCACTGGGCAACTTTGGTGATCGCTTAAGTAACATAGAGGCAAACGTAAAAGAGCTGCGGATGAAAACAGATGAAATTGAAAACATAAGCACAGCTTTGAATGGTGTGCAGGATGCACTTGCACGGCATCAAGCCAGGCTTGAAGATCTAGAAGATAGAAGTCGGAGGTCAAATTTGATTGTTTTTGGCGTACAGGAAGATCCTATTGAATCAGAGTCGGATTTGCGCAGGAAAGTTATAGATGATGTTTTCTCCGCTAAATTGGGAGTGCAGTGTTCATCTGTAGCTCGAATTCATAGAATGGGGAAAAGTTCTTCTAATCGCCCTGTCATAATGTACTTTCAGGACTATAGGGAAAAGCAAGCAGTCTGGAGCAATGTGTCTAAACTAAAAGGAGAAAGCATTAGAATCGATAATGACTACTGCGCGGAAACGTTGTGCAAACGCAAGCATCTTTGGCAAAgtgcaaaacttgaaaaaaagacTGGAAGTAAGGTTTCCTTGATTTATGACAAGTTGAAGGTTGATGGGCGGTTCTATAAATGGGATGCTGTTCTAAACTCTAGGAGATTGATAGAACGCAACACCACATCTTTATCTGAAAGTTAATGGCCAGATACGTCCGATGTGCGGTTAGTTTCTCTCAATGCTAGAAGCATTGTAAACAAAACGGAAAAACTGGAAGAATGTTTGCTCTCTTTGGATCCGCAGGTGTGCATCATAACTAAAACCTGGCTACATGAGCAAATCAGTGACGATGACATCGTCCCACCAGGTTATCGGTTATATCGGCGGGACCGAGGATCTAGAGGGGGtggtgttgctgttgttgttaaatCCTGTGTCGATGTTGACGTCAAAAGCCAGATTGCTGAGCATGAAAGCCTTTTTTTAAAAATCAAAGTGAAGGAAACAGTGTTTCATTTGTGTGCGGTTTATCATGCCCCAGATGCTGATGAAAGCTTCTTGAGTAAATTGTATGATCGATTGTTGTTGTTACGAAACAAGAATGTGATTGTAACGGGTGACTTTAATTTGCCTTTACTAAATTGGAACAATCTGTCTTTTGGTTTATCGCAAACGAGCGATATTATCCTTGATGTTATGCTTGCTCTTGGTCTTGATCAAATAATTACTGAATGTACTCGCGAAACATCAATTCTTGACCTGCTGTTCATTAGCGAAAGATTTAAAGAAGGAACGGTTACAATTGAACCCGGTATATCTGAccataatttaatttttttttcctggaaagtTGAAAATTTTCATCAAAAACACACGCGCTCGATATTGCTACAGTTAAGGAATTTAGTCGAGCTGACGATGTGGCGATTATTGACTATATTGAAGAAAATCTTGTGATTACATGTGATGTGGAAAGCTCTTGGCAACGGTTTGCTAATGTGCttaggcattgtattaaagattACGTTCCAGacagaaaaacatttaaaaagcgGAAACATCCATGGATTACTCGTGAAATTATACACATTAAGCGTAGACTTAAGAGATATCGTAAAAAGCATGGGACCTCAACGTCGCTGTTTAAAGACATCAAACATGACCTGTTATCAAAAGTGAGCAGCGCCAGGACTAAATATTTTTCGCACACTTTAGCAGAGTTTCTAAAGTCTGATCAGCAGAAATTTTTGCGGCGCTTGAGAAGACCCAAAGATGCACTTACCAAATTAAAAGTTAGAGACAAGGCTATCACGGACGCTGCCGAAATAGCTGAGAATTTTAACCAGTATTTCTACGAGGTGTTTTCAGAATTAGATGAatatgaaataaaagcagcggctgCACCAGAGGAGGGCATTGAAGTGACTCGTAAGGGTGTCCTGGCGATGCTCTTGAAACTGGACACTAAAAATCCGCTGGACCCGATAGTCTTCCGAATGCATTTTTGAGGCGATACGCAGAACAAATATCAGGTTGCCTAGCAGACATTTTTAAACTATCATTAGCATGCGGAAAACTTCCTTCAGATTGGAAAATAGCACGTGTGGTTCCTGTGTATAAAAAAGGTGATCGACTGTCAGTTTCAAATTATCGGCCTGTTTCCATAACATGCAGTTGCTGTAAGATGTTGGAGCACATTGTAGCCGGCTACCTGCGAAAGTTCCTGAGCGATCATAATCTTCTGTCTGATTGTCAACACGGGTTTAGGCAGGGTTTATCTACAGTTACTCAGACTGTTCTGGCTGTGCACGACTTTGCGCGGGTGCTTGATTTGTCAGGGCAAACGGAcgtggttttctttgattttagcaaggcctttgataaggtgccacatggtaaacttctctataagatggaatgtatgggtgtgccttttttatcattcggtgggttcaagcataccttacagacagacggcaatatgtagaaattaataagaccgcttcaagtgttgttaatgttcaatcaggagtcccccaaggaagtgtgcttgggccattgtttttaatatatgttaatgatttagttgcggtcgtacctgaagatgtttctgttaagttgttcgcagacgactgtgttgtgtttaaacaaatttcgtccgaatatgaccacagctctgtacaaaaagcagtttttgccattgaaAAATGGTGTCTTAAATGGGATATGGAACTTAATATTGAAAGAACTGTCGTCTTACGTATAACTAGAAAAAAAGTCTCCAAGTTTGCTGCCCTACCTTATTCGCGGTAATAGGATTTTGGAAGTtgagcaatataaatatttaggtataacacttgacagtaagttaaaatggtcgtcacacattactaatatttctacagccgcaatgagaaagctatgggttttacgtagaaagctaaaaactgccccagcacacatgaaaaaattggcttacgaaacttgtgtgcggtctttactcgaatatgcctcagtcgtttgggacccgtacacgaaaaaggacataatggtccttgaaaaagtaaataggaaagtggttaggtttatatacggaaaatacaaaagggaagactctccatcgcagttaatgatgtcaaataaaattcctacgctagaagtccgccgaaagattaatagattggtattcttgtttaatagtttaacaggtaaaaataaattgaagctaccggagtgcattaagcgtcctctagtgagaaggactcggaacgttcttgaacattcacttactccccttttcACCAAAACTAAcatttttaaatacagttttttccctagaacagtgcaagattggaattcgctactggaatctgttttttcctcgcaaaatttttctggtgcgttaaatcgtctatttacctgctaatattgattatatgtatgttttgtatacgtgtgctgctgatattgtataagtttattgtttggtttatccttttggtatccgtgcgctgctaacattgtataaatttattcttttggttttattcttttggtctccgtgtgctgctaatattgaataactttattcttttggttatgtatcattatatgttcactcctgcttgggccaagcagtggcctgcagtattatgaaataaatgaaataaatgaaataaaagcagCAGCTTTGGCATGTATTGGCAGGAGGAAGTGCTGTCAGCTTGCAGTGAAAGAATTTTTTGCATTCAGTTTGTACAAATGCATCATAATGGAGGCAATTAAAAGCACATAGTTCTGTCAGATAATAATTTTATTCTCTTGTCATTTTAGTCTGCATAATTTCTGTGCAATTGAATTCAACACATTTACTAGTGCTTGCTGGCTTGTACTGTTCGCCTCATTTTGTTGCCTTCTTGCTTGTACTTCGTTGGCACGAGCCTCCAATTCCAGCTCACGCAGCTTGAACTTATTTTCCATTTTTATGGACTTCATCTGCTGCCTTTTTTCCCAGCGCCTCTGTTTCATCTCGAGGCGCACCTTTTCAAGTGCAGCACGCTCCATCTCGAGCTGCATGTCTTTCTCCTTCATTGCCCTTTCATGGCTCCATCTTTTTTCCAAAAACTCGTGGTTTTCATCGCCCGCTGTTTTTGGCTTCCTTTTTCCTGCAAAAGTATGTTTTCCAAATCGAATTAATGCATGACAATGCACCAAAAGAACAAAATCGAGGCAGGAGAGCAAGACAGATCCACATTTGCCTGTTGGCAAAAGAATTTAGCACGTCTGAGTCGCACAAACTGATTGACTAATGAAACAGTTTGAATATGCAACTTGGTATGATACAGCTCAAATTAAAAGTATGCTTACTTCGCTTCATTTCAGCTGTAGGTTGGGGCTCATGTTCCTCAGTTTCTTCTTGTACGTCTATCGTAACATTTGCACTAGGCGTTTTCTGCGCACTCTGAAAGTTTTCAGCGTCAGTCGTGAAATAATCATCATCGACATCTCTGTCGTCGCACATCTGCTGCAGCACATAAGATGCTGTTTCGGGAGTATCGGTGGCAGTCCCAGATGGTgttgaaagcacaagctgatgggcgagttggttattcatagtttgatttgaagcagcgcaaggctgaaagccaaagaagagagccgagaaagaaacggacgacacagcgctgaactaacaactgacatttatttggcacgctgcacgtataagtacattcaggcaccaaaaaggaaaacaaagcaaagagctcattcatgcactgggattctgcaagccaacacaagctaaaatgtgcgattcaggaagcgaagttctttttgagataaagacactgatggagcgcttacacatgtgtcaccatacgtcttgatgttcgaagcctcgattatttcgcggcacagcttatctctgttcctatccacaactctgcaaaattcaaactgtggggtgcactcgcactcacgacagtgcatgctgaggttacgggactctttattatctacattgttgcggtgctgcctgagcctatcatttaagcactgtcctgtctggccaatataaaacctattacaagtcagaggaatagaatacacgacatttttttgacacttcccgaatttgcgctcatgatttttcgtgcaaacggggatagttttccctggattgttgacgcgcatgcacaaacttgataacttaatgggagccgaaaaaacaacatccactccgactcttttaccaacacttttcaaattatgtgataTCTTGTGGATGTATTGAATAGCTGCTACTGGCTTACTTGTTTGACATTCAGGACTCGGGGagcatttcagtttcttcaacaaaacatcggccacagaagaaagaacatgaagcggatagccacaagcagtaagcctccctacttggttgctaaagctgcgtgcggttttatgtcgacaggattttgtaagtgcactcctgaagcttgacatgacaattcctcttttaacaagCTTCGAGTGCGCGGAACTATAAGGTAGCAACGGTTTATTAGCCATAGGCTCGAAAGACCAGCACACACTGCAAGGTGAAAACTGCAGGCTCAAGTCTAGAAATCTGATTGTGTCCTCTACAGGAACTTCATGAGTCACTTCCAAAGGGGCAAGAACATCAGAAAATACACCTCGAACTTTGGACACTTCCCTACTAAAGGCTTCGCGCCCACAGGTAAGCAAAACTAGATAGTCATCCACAAAGCGagaaacagctgcaacagctgtgccattTAAGCGGTCATTTAGTTCTCTGTCATGCATAGCTAAAAAGAAATCACTCAAAATTGGggcaatgcaggaacctatacaaatgcccctcttctgaataaaaattcgacCTTCCCACTCTGTACACGTGGATTCAAGGTAGGCTAATAACAATTCTAAAAAGTTCTCCACCGACATGCCGGCTGCGTTCTGAAAGCGAACGGCACCATAATTGTCAATGACGTCCCTAATGCACAAAAGGAGACTGTCATGCGGAATGGAGTAGTAAAGGTCCTttacgtcaatagaaaaagcgcACAGTTGCTTGTCATGGTAGTAGCCTAGGGTGCTAATCACGTCGAGGGAATTCTTAACCAACCTGGAAGGGATCGTCAACTGGTAGTTTTGTTAGCTTTTCTTTCAGAAACAGTCCTAAACATTTTTGCCAGGAACCTTTCTCGGAAACAATAACGCGTAACGGCACGTCGGTTTTATGAGTCTTAACAGTAAAAAACATGGTCAAGCTAGGCTTTTTACAGTTATATATAGacgtaaacagcttgtctaagTTATTCTGCTTACACAactttttcaccttgcatttagACTTCGCAAGACTTGTTTTTCTCCGCTCCTTACATACAGACTGGACGGCATCCATTGCTTTTTCATTGAAACTATCCTTAGACAGAAcgacaaaacccccttccttatcCGCCGTCAGCAGTACCAAAGAATTGTCACGTAGAAAGTCCACAGACTTATTGATGGGTAGCTTCTTAGACTGATTCCTAGGGCGGGAGAGAACATCGACACCTTCTGAGATGCATCTGCTGGCCTCAGGAGCTGGAGCATATCCGGATATATGCCTTACCATAGCAAGAAGCTCTGGTGCACTTTTTCGGGGCTCAACAGCGAAATTTGGGCCAAGATCGAGGACTTGACGCACATGGGCCGGAAGCGGGGCGCCGCTCATGTTGTGAACCTGGCCAACGGACCCACGATGTTTCTTCAGAACGAGGTCACGAAGCGTGGGCATGCACCATGTACTGAACCATTCGTGAATATTATTAAGGTCATTCTGAACTAATAGGACATCGGAATTATCAGTAAGTTTACGGTACAGAACACAGCCATCAGCAATTAGGCAAATTCTGGAAGAAACGCAAGAAGACAAGTCGTTTATGTAAATCAAGAATAAGAGAGGACCCAGAACCGACCCTTGCGGAACGCCGGAGTGGAATGGGGCCGAAGGTGACTTAACTTCATTAGTAGTTACAAACTGAACGCGGGACGTGAGGAAAGCGCGAATCCAATCAATTACTGCAGGTTCAATGCTTAAGACGCTTAGTTTATGAAGAAGGAGCGCATGgtttaccttgtcaaaagctttagagaaatcaagaaatatacagtCAATTGAAAAACCAGAGTCTGGATAGGCATGCAACTCATTAGTGAAGGAGACAAGCTGAGTTTCGCAAGATAAATGTTTACGGAATCCATGCTGGGCACTTgagaaaaagttgtttttttcaaGAAAGTTAACAAGATGTGTGTATATAATGTGCTCCATGGTTTTACATGGTACAGATGTAAGGGAAATGGGCCTGTAGTTGAGGGGATCATGAGTTGGGCCTGACTTGTGGATGGGGATTACTTTTCCAGATTTCCAGTGAAGAGGTATAGTGCCAGAGTTGTACGATTGAGAGAAAATGCACTCTAGTATTATTGAACTGTATTCCACCGTATTTCGCAAAAATTTAATATTGATCTCGTCCACTCCGCAAGCTAATTTGGGTTTTAAGTTATTTATTATAGCTTTGATACCTGTTGACTCAAATATTATGGGGTCCATGATCTGATAATTGGAAGCATTCAAAACTGGCATCGGAGTGGTGAGTACTGGGGATGAAAATGGCATAATAAATGTgttagttgagtttccccttccggtggcgatgagaggaaactacttgatgatgaaatcggggtttcttgatgacccgatggttctactcgcaaacattcacattactcaaggaaaggagaaggttaactatttatttaccacataggtaaaaaacgagaagaaacgaAGCAagcagaaaactatttacatgactaaatcgtggatcagacgaattcagcccccgctcaacccagagcgcttggttttaaaccctctgtctccgcccttagcggggacagcaaccaataagataaccaacgacccatctcgccaatcagtggttagggaaaggaaaataaggtccgcccactgatcagagattggggaaaaaggtctgattaaaacatttgggaaggaggtttcaaataactacacaaacaacacaaatgcgacttccgttcccacgccacccacggcaccacagacgctagaaacatgtgccgacgaggcgatgactcaggttgttgacagcaacaaagagaacacagtcgttaagggaagtagacagtcgttacaggaatagtgggcttacaaatgcgacttccgttcccacgccacccacggcaccacagacgctagaaacatgtgccgacgaggcgatgactcaggttgttgacagcaacaaagagaagacagtcgttaagggaagtagacagtcgttacaggaatagtgggtttccggtcactcggctaatacctcgtgcgcccccgaagcctcgtcaaccccttaacaaccacatgtcgtcagctgtacttggttcgcgtttttcccggcgggtcatccccgtgacggcgcggcgtaaacgaggacgtccgccgcacgaaggggcgGCAGGGactggacgggcccctttgttaggGACTTTCGGCCCCGCTGGAGCGGCGTTcctttgcgaacacaagaccaacgagttcgcggaatggtcagcgaactccacacctcccaaccaagaatgtcacgcggacacttgctgtcagtgtgacattaaagtccggccacaaggttccaagcagcactgcgcacacacatacacagcctcaattcgttccgtgcacacaaggttaggacaccaatctgcacattccagaatccaccatgtcagatcggtgcaccaaattggcagaaattacttctagccgcctacatctcgaaaaaggaGTTGATGTTTCTCTTTAGCTTTCTTCACAAGATTtgaccaaaattccaatttatccggcacggcgccggttgtgaaggctaccgccgttatcgggtctacatcgtcgttttcatcaaaagcaacaacgctcaccagctccctgcattctaccaagattgctgctgccatcgtatctgcgttctctgcctctttgaatttcacagttgggataggcctgtcaccggctacttcacatgcagttttacatCGCTCTTCAGTTAGCGCTAGCTCCCTGTACGGCTGGCAGCCGACATTTTCTTCAAAGAAAACCTTGCCCTTAAGCATTCTTTTCTCACAATTACCCTGATCAGCTTGTTCCCGCTCTTCTCGTAATGAGGTCTTATGCTCCATGTTTATGCTTACGGGGATGGGTGCAGTATCCGAATCCCCCAGTTCCCTATCTGCTGCGAAACTCGCAGCTGTtcctgttaactcccaatctgctgcataaACATCGGCAGCTTCCGGATCAgcctgaagctctactgaagcTTCAGGTTTTTCGCTAACAGATTCGTGCgaaattttgaaatgctcttcgaCATTAGCTTTCTCATTTacttcctgcagctgcaccctTTCTGCCTGCTCTAGCAGCGCGGAAGTCttaagtgttatcaacttccctacacctacagctacatctgctgtcgcTGCGCACAGTGTAAGCTCCAGCTGGATAACCAACTCATCTgtggcagctagcttaccatcgcctgcaaggagtgtgcccgctatcatatcctgatttacctcttcctcgcgcgttcccgctgctTCAGAGTTAGCTCCGACCAGATCTTGCACAATGCTGAACGCTTGTTTGCGAGAAGTACACTCCTGCGCCTCCTGGTTGTGCTCTATatctgctcgctctgacagcgcgtgcttcacaggtgtgactaacgcctctatgccttcagcgatctgttctggcacggcacacaacgttagatcagcttgtgctctttggagaaccgcacactgccattttgtaatttcggtccctgcatccacacaggcttcagaattttgaccttcggattccaagttgcggcatgctagatcgtctaccctatctggttgactgaccttatcaaaagccatctccgactgggaacttggtttatcaggcgccggta is a window of Amblyomma americanum isolate KBUSLIRL-KWMA chromosome 4, ASM5285725v1, whole genome shotgun sequence DNA encoding:
- the LOC144127732 gene encoding uncharacterized protein LOC144127732, with protein sequence MVRTSIVSDPYCLAFLSWDDIEAVMMRECEQQCRLYASRRGLLNLDTMRDSTFRSYFRFENADFRTLVNALEVPEYITSAQGVRVSGREALCICLRRLAYPNRLCDLQEFFGRHYSVISSISNKTMLHIEQRFGSLLDNLLCNKWLSTSYLKEMSNAVHLKCAPLDNCWAFIDGTARSICRPSEGQRVHFSGHKRVHALKYQALMCPNGLICQLDGPYPGSRHDAVKFHFGILRESKLYETLEELVPGNDAVIYGDPAYPLRPLLMKPYGGARLTTAQENFNAAMSTVRQAVEWGFGRVISQFAFLDFKKNQRLLLQAVPRMYRVAVILTNCHACMYGNQVSNYFDLEPPCLFDCLHPNQS